One window of the Cryptomeria japonica chromosome 7, Sugi_1.0, whole genome shotgun sequence genome contains the following:
- the LOC131030062 gene encoding uncharacterized protein LOC131030062, with amino-acid sequence MERHPSIVWTPCAAHCIDLMLKDIGKLPWVKRCVERARNVCKFVYKHSWVLALMRQYTEQKELALPRITRFATNFITLQSMLCCKSALRRMIVGEEWSSSSYAATPAGKDMADCIFDERNFWIACDEIVKFVKRLVVLLQVADGEKTAVGYIYEGMDRAKEGIKSVYEGDESKYGPIWEIIDRRWHHQLHRPIHAATYYLNPTFHFIPTFKADVEVLNGL; translated from the exons atggagaggcacccatctatagtttggactccatgtgccgcccattgcattgacctcatgttgaaggatattggaaaactcccatgggtcaagagatgtgtagaaagggcgagaaatgtgtgcaaatttgtatataaacattcatgggtgttggctcttatgagacaatacacagagcaaaAGGAGTTAGCTCTTCcaagaatcacaagatttgccacaaacttcatcacattgcaaTCCATGCTTTGCTGTAAGtcggccttgagacgtatgattgttggtgaggagtggtcttcctcatcctatgctgccacccctgcagggaaagatatggcagattgcatttttgatgagcgaAACTTTTGGATcgcttgtgatgagatagtgaag tttgttaagcgcTTGGTGGTTCTGTTGCAAGTTGCAGATGGAGAAAAGACCGCagtgggctacatatatgagggcatggatagggcgaaggagggcatcaaatcggtctatgaaggagatgagagcaagtatggtcccatttgggagatcattgataggagatggcatcatcagcttcataggcccatccatgcagcaaccTATTATTTGAATCCGACATTCCATTTTATCCCtactttcaaggctgatgtggaggtccttaatgggctataa